A genomic window from Fibrobacterota bacterium includes:
- a CDS encoding helix-turn-helix transcriptional regulator — MPIVFRLDRVMADRKMPLNELARRIGLTDTNLSILKTGKARAVRIATLDAICRELGCQPGDLFEYVPGPPEPD, encoded by the coding sequence ATGCCCATCGTCTTCCGTCTTGATCGCGTCATGGCCGACCGGAAAATGCCCCTCAACGAGCTGGCACGCCGCATCGGCCTGACCGACACCAACCTTTCCATCCTCAAGACCGGCAAGGCCCGCGCCGTGCGGATCGCCACGCTGGATGCCATCTGTCGCGAACTGGGCTGCCAGCCGGGCGACCTGTTCGAGTACGTTCCCGGCCCGCCCGAACCAGACTAG